One window of the Armatimonadota bacterium genome contains the following:
- the lpxA gene encoding acyl-ACP--UDP-N-acetylglucosamine O-acyltransferase — translation MAIAPELTASIHPTAIIDRSAELDAGVEIGPYCIIGPHVFLGAGTVLHAHVVIQGYTRIGSNCQIHSGAIIGGPPQDTKFKNERSYVSIGDNNILRECVTIHRATGEGNRTVLRDNIMLMAYAHVAHNCDIGNYVTIASYAGISGHVTVEDNANIGGIVGVHQFCRIGRLAMVGGMSGVTQDVPPYMLAAGRPAKVYDVNTRGLRRYGISQQVRIQLREAYKLLYRSDLNVTQAMEAIGEEIPISQELDHLLEFIRSIRNGVSGRGNNLMS, via the coding sequence ATGGCGATAGCCCCGGAATTGACGGCCAGTATCCACCCCACGGCAATCATCGATCGATCCGCCGAGCTCGACGCCGGAGTGGAGATAGGGCCGTACTGCATTATCGGGCCGCACGTGTTTCTTGGCGCCGGCACCGTCCTTCACGCTCACGTAGTTATTCAGGGCTATACGCGCATTGGATCTAACTGTCAGATCCACAGCGGGGCCATCATCGGCGGACCGCCGCAGGATACCAAGTTCAAGAACGAGCGCAGTTACGTATCCATCGGCGATAACAACATCCTGCGCGAGTGCGTTACCATTCATAGGGCAACAGGCGAAGGCAACCGCACGGTGCTGCGGGATAACATCATGCTCATGGCCTACGCGCATGTAGCCCACAATTGCGACATCGGAAACTACGTCACTATTGCATCATACGCGGGAATCAGCGGGCACGTCACGGTAGAAGATAACGCCAATATCGGTGGCATCGTGGGTGTTCATCAATTCTGCCGGATTGGCCGTTTGGCGATGGTGGGCGGAATGTCGGGCGTTACGCAAGATGTACCCCCGTACATGCTCGCCGCGGGCCGACCCGCGAAGGTATACGACGTGAACACGCGCGGATTGCGGCGATATGGTATCTCACAGCAGGTACGCATTCAGCTGCGTGAAGCGTACAAGCTGCTCTATCGCTCGGACCTTAACGTTACACAGGCGATGGAAGCTATTGGTGAGGAGATCCCGATCAGTCAGGAGCTCGACCATCTGCTGGAGTTCATTCGCAGCATCCGTAACGGCGTTAGCGGACGCGGCAACAACCTGATGAGCTGA
- the fabZ gene encoding 3-hydroxyacyl-ACP dehydratase FabZ — MMDIEEIRSILPHRFPMLLVDRILEVQEGVRVVGLKNVTINEPFFVGHFPAVAVMPGVLIIESMAQVAGLMLLRMPDHLHKLVYIAEVERMRFRRPVVPGDTLITEATMDWLRGAFGQVTMVGRVNGEVVAEGTMKFKIMDSRGSQTAPARRTHLANGAVQRDGPELLGEDEASMAVTAALVGGEQE; from the coding sequence ATGATGGATATTGAAGAGATTCGCAGCATCCTGCCGCACCGGTTTCCTATGCTGCTGGTGGATCGGATTCTGGAGGTGCAGGAGGGCGTTCGTGTCGTTGGCCTCAAGAATGTGACGATCAACGAGCCGTTCTTTGTCGGCCATTTTCCGGCCGTTGCCGTTATGCCCGGTGTGCTCATCATCGAATCGATGGCGCAGGTTGCGGGCTTGATGCTCCTCCGGATGCCGGATCATCTGCACAAACTGGTCTACATCGCCGAAGTCGAACGGATGCGATTCCGACGGCCGGTGGTGCCCGGCGACACGCTGATCACTGAGGCCACGATGGACTGGCTGCGCGGCGCATTCGGCCAGGTTACCATGGTGGGTCGTGTGAACGGCGAGGTCGTGGCCGAAGGCACAATGAAGTTCAAGATCATGGATTCGCGCGGCAGCCAGACCGCACCGGCGAGGCGTACGCACCTGGCAAATGGCGCCGTGCAGAGGGATGGACCGGAGCTGCTGGGAGAAGACGAAGCCAGTATGGCTGTGACGGCTGCGTTGGTCGGCGGCGAGCAGGAGTAG